Below is a genomic region from Eubacterium sp. 1001713B170207_170306_E7.
CCGATCAGGTTGAATATTAAAAATGTATCCATAAAATCTTCCTCGATTTTCTGTACTCATGCACCAATCCAAACTCTCTTTATCTATTTTGCACCATCATTCACTATTTTTCAATATAAAACTGAGTTGCCTTAGGGATTTTATGATAAAATAATAATAACCTGAGTATACCATACTCAAAAAAGATTAAATTTTCCTAAGAATATTGACCTTTTATAAAATAAATGTTATTATATCAGCACATTACTTTATTGCACTACCGCAATAAATCACCGGAGGAAAGCAATGCTAGAAAATTACACGATCGATGGCTTTGAGAACATCCAGTATCAGGGCTATCCCGCGCTGCAGAAAATAGAGAATAACCTGGGACGGCTTTTTGAGCTGTACGGCTATCATCCTATATCAACACCGACTTTTGAGGCCTATGACCTGTACGCTGCCGAGGATTCCATTGCCAGCGACGATTTATTCAAGCTGGTCAACCACCAGGGAAAGGTGCTCGCCCTTAAACCCGACGCCACTCTGGCTGTTACCCGTATGGCGGCCATCAATCATCACGACCCCGACGAGATTATCAAGTTCTCATATTTGACCAATATTTACCGCGGCTTCGCCTCACCGGAAAGCGTCAAAAAAGAAATGACTCAGATGGGCGTTGAATATTTTGGAAACAACAGCCCTGAGTGCGACGGCGAAATCATCGCGCTGGCCATTGAATCCCTTCTGTCAAACGGTATTGAAGACGTCCATATTGACCTCGGGCATGTTGGCTTTATCAACCACCTGATGGATGAGCTGGCTCTCAGCGCTAAGGAAAAAGCCCAGTTGTTTAAATACATCGAAAATAAAAACATTGGCGATCTCGGTGAATTTCTAAACCGAAAAAATCTTGATGATAAAATCGCAGCGATTATTTTAAAATTACCCAAACTTTATGGAGAACCACAGCAGGTTTTTGAAAAAATGGAGGCGCTCTGCATAAATGACGCTATGAAATGTGTGGTGGATAAACTAAAGGCCATTTATCATCATCTCGAGGTGACAGGCTACGCCAGGTACATTTCCTTTGATTTAGGTTTTACTAATCAGATGAACTACTATTCGGATCTTATCTTTAAGGGTTATATCAACAACTGGGGTGAGCCAGTGATCAACGGCGGCCGTTACAACCATTTGTCCGAAAAATTCGGCATTTCCCGTCCCGCCTGCGGCTTTGGCGTTGATTTGCTTAAAATGATGGAATATATGGAGCAGTACCATCTGCTGCCCCAAACCGAAAAACGCAAAACCGTCATCCTCTATGATCCGGCGGACAAATGTGAAGGGTACAAAAACGCAGATACCCTACGCCAGAAGGGGCAGCCAACCGAGCTGTTTATGGTCAAGACGACCCCTGAGGAATGCGTCGCTGCCCTCGCCCAGAATGTGCTCTACCAGGATGCACGCTATTATCTGGTCCGCGGCCATAGGGCCTACCGCTTTACAGGACAGAGTTTTGACGCCATTGACAGTATTATTGAAGCAGAGGTGAACTAAGATGCAGATACGTTTAGCTTTAGCCAAGGGCCGAGTGGCCAGAAAGGCCATCGACCTTTTACAAAAAATCGGATATATTTTTGAGGACTATGACGAAAAAAGCCGAAAGCTCATTTTTCAGGACACCACCGGCGCCATCGAGTTTTTCCTGGTAAAATCCCCTGACGTCCCCACCTATGTGGAAAAAGGCGCGGCGGATATCGGCATTGTGGGCCGGGACGTTTTAATGGAGCATCCGGCCAACGTCTACGAGCTCTTGAATCTGGACATCGGCCAGTGCAAAATGTGCGTTGCCGGCTTTAAGGACTCCAAGCCCCAGTTTGGCAAAAAGCTGGTGGTGGGAACAAAGTACCCGGCCATTGCCAAAAATTATTTTAACGGCAAGGACGAGCCTGTCGATCTGATCAAAATCAACGGTTCTGTGGAGCTGGCCCCGCTTTTAGGCCTGTCAGACTGCATTGTCGATATTGTGGAAAGCGGCAGCACCCTGCGTGAAAACGGCCTGGTGGTGCTGGAGGAAATCTGCGACATCAGCTCACGGCTCATTGTCAACAAAGTCAGCCTGAAAACCAAGGGCGCCATGATTGACCCGATTATTGAAAGGTTTGAAGCCAACCTTTCGATCAATTAAGGAGAATCCCCATGAAAACTTACACCTATAATGAAAGCATTGATAATCTCGACACACTGCTCAAGCGTGACGAGGGCGAAAACCAGGAAATCCGCAGCCGGGTTCTGGAAATCATTGATACTGTCAAAGCCCGGGGCGACGCGGCGCTCATAGACTACACTGAAAAATTTGACGGCTGCCGCCTGGAAGCCCTGCGCGTTACCGACACTGAAATCCAGGAAGCCTTTGAGCTGGTGGGACCGGAAATGGCCGCTATTATTGAAGAAGCGGCAGGAAATATCCGCGCTTTTCATGAAAAACAAAAGGAAGAAACCTGGATGTACAATCCCGGTCCGGGCATTACCCTCGGGCAGCACATCACACCGCTGGAGAGGGTCGGTCTTTATGTGCCCGGCGGTAAAGCCGCCTATCCCTCCACCGTGCTGATGGACAGCATCCCGGCCATTGTCGCCGGTGTCGATTCCCTGGTCATGGTAACCCCGCCCGGCAGGGATGGAAAGATCAATCCGAACATTCTGGCTGCTGCCAGAATTGCCGGTGTTCATGAAATCTACAAGGTGGGCGGCGCGCAGGCCATCGCCGCGCTGGCCTATGGAACTGAAAGCATAACGCCTGTGAATAAAATTGTAGGCCCTGGAAATATTTATGTGGCTACCGCCAAGAAAGAAGTTTTTGGCAAAGTCGCCATCGATATGATCGCAGGCCCCAGCGAGGTATTGATCCTGGCTGATGGAACGGCCAATCCCGTTTACGCTGCCGCTGACCTGCTCTCGCAGGCCGAGCATGATGAAATGGCCATGCCGATTCTGGTCACCACCGACGCCGCTTTTGGCGAAAAAGTTGTCAGCGAGGTTTACCACCAGATTGAGGCTGACCTGGGGCGTAAGGAAATCGCCCGCAAATCGGTGGACAACTACGGCTTTGTTTTTGTGGCAGAAAATCTGGACCAGGCCTTTGAGCTCTCCAACGCCATCGCGCCGGAGCATATGGAAATACTTCTGCCTGAGCCCATGCAGTATCTGGAACGTGTCCGCAACGCAGGCGCCATCTTTCTGGGAAGTTATACCCCTGAGCCGCTTGGAGATTACTTTGCAGGGCCAAACCACACACTGCCCACCTCCGGTACCGCTAAATTCTCATCACCCCTTGGCGTCTATGATTTCATGAAAAAATCCAGTATACTCTCCTATTCCGAGGAAGCCTTGGAAAAGGTTTATACAAAAATCGCTGCCTTTGCCCGCTCCGAAGGGCTTGACGCCCATGCAAAATCCGTTGAGCGCCGCTATGAAAACAAGTAAAGGAGTCCGCCATGAAAAACTTTGCCCGTAAATGTGTTAAGGATCTTGAAGCCTACAAGGTCGAAGCCCCGCAGTATGACATTATTCTCAACGCCAATGAAAACCCCTGGGATTTTCCTGAAGCGCTGAAAAAAGAGCTCTGTGACGAGATTATGAAAACACCGCTGAACCGCTATCCGGAGGCCTGCTTTCCAGAACTTCTGGCTGAGCTTTCAGACTATACCGGCGCGCCGGCTGACCAGATCATCTGCGGCTCGGGCTCAGACGAGCTCATCGCCATGATCAACCAGTCTTTCGTGAATCCCGGAGATACCGTCATCACCCATACCCCATCCTTTGCCATGTACCAGATCTGGACAGCCATCGCTGACGGAACGTTTGTGGGCGTGCCGGATAAAGATGGCCACATCCCTGATGTGGAGGGCATAATCTCCGCCGCCAAGGAAAATGACGCCAAGCTGGTCTACCTCTGTAACCCCAACAATCCCACCGGCTACCTGTTCCCGCGCTACGACATTGTCCAGATTCTTGAGGAGACCAACGCCTTAGTCATTCTGGATGAAGCCTATATGGAATTTAAGGGCAGCACCCATGCAGACCTGGTCGAAAATTATCCGAATCTTCTGGTCTTAAGGACACTTTCCAAGGCCTTTGGCCTGGCGGGCATCCGCTGCGGCTACTGCCTTGGAAGCAAAGCGCTTATCGATGTGATGTATAAGGTGAAATCGCCTTATAATCTCAACGTGCTCACCCAGAAGGCGGCCGTTATCGCCCTCAAAAACAGAGAAAAGCTTCTCGACCGGCTGAAAACCCTGAACGCAGAACGCCATAAAATGTATAAGGCACTGCGGGATATGCCGCTGGATTCGCTTTGCCCCACCGCCTCCAACTTCATTTACTTTGAAACCGGAAAAGGCGAGGCGATTTATGAAGCCATGAAAAAAAACGGTATCCTCATCAAATTCTTTAAGGGCCGCCCAGATATGCCGGCCAGCATCCGGCTGTCGATCGGCACCCCGGAGGAAAACCGGAAAGTACTTGAAATATTGAAGCAGGTATTATAAGATGGAAAGAATAATCACATTAACAAGAAAAACCTTTGAAACCGACATTGAGCTGACCTTAAACCTCGATGGTACCGGGCAGTGTGACGTCTCCACAGGCGTTGGCTTCTTTGACCATATGCTGACCCTGTTTACCAAGCACGGCCGCTTCGACTTAACCCTGAAGGCAGCCGGCGACGCAGTAGATAACCACCATGTGCTGGAGGATATCGGCATTCTGCTTGGCAAAGCCTTTGCCGAGGCCCTTGGAGACAAAGCCGGCATCACCCGCTACGCCTTCCAGTTCACCCCAATGGATGAGGCTCTGTGCCGTATCTGTATTGACATCAGCGGCCGGCCTTATCTGGTTTACGACGTGCCGCTCACCAGAGAGTACATCGGTGAATTTGAAACCGAGATGCTGGAAGAATTTTTCATCGCCTTTACAAACAACAGCAAAATGACCATCCACGTGGCCTCTCTTTATGGCCGCAACAACCACCATATTGTGGAAGGGATTTTCAAATGCTTTGGCCGAACCCTGAAACAGGCAGTAACCATCGACCCCAATGTTAAGGGTGTGCCGAGCACAAAAGGAGTTTTGGAATGATCGCAATCATTGATTATGACGTGGGCAATTTAAAAAATGTCTACACCGCATTAAAGGATGTGGAGCTGGAGGGCGTAATCACCCGTGACCCAAAGGTCCTGGACAACGCCGAGGCCATTATCCTTCCAGGGGTTGGTGCTTTCAGCGATGCCATGGATCACCTCAGGCAGTTTGACCTCATCGACTGTCTGGACAAAAATGTGCGGTCCGGCAAGACCCTCATGGGGATCTGCCTGGGCATGCAGATTCTGTTTGACAAAAGCTACGAGGACGGTGAATGGACAGGCCTTGGCTACATTCCTGGAGAGATCGTCAAATTTGACGCGCCGGAGCTCAAAATCCCGCACATGGGCTGGAACAATCTCATTATCCACCGCGACGATCCGCTGGTCCGGGGCATCGGCGGCGAGGATTACGTCTACTTTGTCCATTCTTACTACGCACAGCCCAAAAACTTTGACGACGTGGTCGCCTATGCCAGCTATTCTGTTAAGGTGCCTGGCATTGTACGAAAAGAGAACGTCATCGGCATGCAGTTTCACCCTGAAAAGAGCTCAAAGGTCGGAACGCAACTACTCATGAATTTTAAGGAGAATCTCAAATGATCATCTTCCCCGCCATTGATATTAAAAACGGAAAATGCGTCCGCCTGAAACAGGGCGTTAAGGACGACGAAACCATTTATTTCGACAATCCTGTGGAGGTCGCCAGGCGCTGGGAGGCCGAAGGCGCAGAATACCTGCACCTGGTAGACCTTGACGGTGCTTTTGACGGCAAGCCCCAGAATCTGGAGGTCGTCAAGGATATCGTCAAAGCCCTTAACATCCCGGTTGAACTCGGCGGCGGTATCCGCGACGAAGAAATCGCGAAAATGTACATGGACATTGGCGTCAGCCGCATTATCATCGGGACACAGGCCGTCAAGGATCTTGGCTTTATCGAAAAGCTTCTGGCCCTGTACGACGAAAAGGTCTGTGTTTCCATCGACGCCAAGGACGGTATTGTCTGCACTGAGGGCTGGGTGGAAAGCAGCAACATCGAAGCCCTGGAGCTGGCCGCAAAGCTGGAACGCCTTGGCCTGTCCACTCTCGTGTACACCGATATTTCCAAGGACGGTATGATGAGCGGCCCCAACTTCGACATGCTGAATGTCCTCAATCTACATCTGAACATGGACATCATCGCCTCCGGCGGCATCGCGACTGCCGAGCATCTCAAAAAACTGGAGGAAATGAACCTTTACGGCGCTATTACCGGCAAAGCCCTGTATGAGGGCACCATCGACCTGGCCGCCTATCTAAAAGGAGAATGCTGAAATGCTGACTAAACGTATTATCCCCTGCCTGGACGTGGATCACGGACGGGTGGTCAAGGGGAAAAAATTCAAGGATATACAGGACGTGGCCGATCCCGTAGAGCTGGGCCGCTATTACTCCGAACAGGGAGCGGACGAGCTGGTATTCTACGATATTACCGCTTCCTACGAGGAGCGGGATATTTTTATCCATACTGTGGAGAAGGTGGCCGAAGCGGTCCGCATTCCCTTTACCATCGGCGGGGGCATCAGCCGGGTAGAAGACTTCCGCAAGGTGCTCATGGCCGGAGCAGATAAGGTCTCTGTCAATTCCAGCGCCGTTAAAAATCCGCAGCTGATCCGCGACGCGGCGCTTAAATTCGGCAACCAGTGCGTAGTGCTCTCCATCGACGCAAAACGCAACGAAAAGGGCTCCTGGGATGTTTATGTGAAGGGCGGCCGTGAAAACACCGGTATTGACGCCATCGAATGGGCAAAACGCGGCCAGGAGCTGGGCGCGGGCGAAATCTGCATTAACTCCATTGACACCGACGGCGTAAAGCACGGGTATGACCTTGAGCTCAACCGCAGACTGTCTGAAATTCTGACCATTCCCGTCATCGCCTCCGGCGGCGCAGGTGAAAAGGCCCATTTTTCAGAAGTCTTGAAGGCTGGTGCCGACGCTGCCTTAGCCGCTTCTGTTTTCCATTATAAAGAGATACCCATCCCTGAGCTCAAGGCCTACCTGGCCGGCGAAGGCATTGCGGTAAGAAAATAAAATCGAGGAGAAAAAAATGAATACTGATATCGAACTGAAATTTAACCACCATGGCCTGATCCCGGCAGTCCTTCAGGACTATTACACCCGTCAGGTACTCATGGTGGCTTATATGAACAAGGAAGCCCTGGACAAAACTCTGGAAACCGGAAAAGCCACCTTCTGGAGCCGCAGCCGCAAGGAACTGTGGACAAAAGGCGAAACCTCCGGCAATTATCAGGAGGTCGTTGCCATCGACTATGACTGTGATGCCGACACACTGCTCGTACAGGTACTTCCAAAGGGTCCTGCCTGCCACACAGGCGAGACTTCCTGCTTCTACCGTAACTTATACACCAACGAAGAAAAAGTCACAGGAAACATGGATATTATCCATAAACTGGCCGACCAGGTGCAGGACCGCCGGGAAAACCCGGTGGAAGGCTCCTACACCAACTACCTCTTCCGGGAAGGCGTTGACAAAATCTGTAAAAAGATCGGTGAAGAATCTGCTGAGACCATCATCGCCGCCAAAAACAATTCAAAGGAAGAGCTCACCTATGAAGCCTCAGACTTGCTTTACCACCTGACGGTTTTATTAAACAATCAGGGCGTAACCTTTGACGATTTATTTGTAGAATTGACGAAACGTCATAAATAAATCCTGCTAAAAAGAACCTGAATTTTTAGTTTCAGGTTCTTTTTAATTTTTTGCTTGGGCCAGGTGGCTCAAAGGCTTTTGTTATAACGCCGCATCAAAACTGCGACCATAACCGCGATGATCATCTCTGTAATGGGCATCGCAAGCCACAGCGCTTCCGCGCCAAACAGAGCCGGCAGTGTGTAAATCAGCAGCCCGCTCACCACCATTCCGCGCAGGACCGACACAGCAAAGGACGCCTTCGGCTTCATGATGGCCTGGAAATAATAGGTCGAATAAATATTATAGGTCAGCAGCAGGAAGGAAATAAAATACTTCCGCATGATATCCGGCGCAATGGCCAGCACCTCCGGCGTCGGGCTCATAAAAAGACGGATGAGCGGCTCTGGCAGGGCCATGGTCAGGGTTGTCCAGAGAATACTCAACACTGTGACCGTGGCCAGGCTCAGCCGCAGCGTCTTCCGGATACGTTCGCCCTGCCCTGCGCCGTAGTTCATGGAGACAATGGGCTGGGCTGCCTGTCCCACGCCGTAGGCACAGGCCTGCACCAGGGTGTTGACATTGATAATAACCCCATAAACCGCCAGCGCCGGGCTGCCGCTGTATTTCATAATCTGGTTGTTGAACATCATGGACAAAATCCCCATGGCAATGTCAATGAAAAAGGTGGAAAACCCTGTGACCACAATCTGCTGCGTCATTTGACTGAAGCCTTCGGGCCGCTCAAACCTGAGCCGGCAGTTCTTACTGAAAAAGTGACTGCACAAAATAAAAATTGACAGCACCTGTCCCAGAGCCGTCGCCAGTCCCGCACCGCTGATGCCCATATCACAAA
It encodes:
- the hisH gene encoding imidazole glycerol phosphate synthase subunit HisH, with translation MIAIIDYDVGNLKNVYTALKDVELEGVITRDPKVLDNAEAIILPGVGAFSDAMDHLRQFDLIDCLDKNVRSGKTLMGICLGMQILFDKSYEDGEWTGLGYIPGEIVKFDAPELKIPHMGWNNLIIHRDDPLVRGIGGEDYVYFVHSYYAQPKNFDDVVAYASYSVKVPGIVRKENVIGMQFHPEKSSKVGTQLLMNFKENLK
- the hisD gene encoding histidinol dehydrogenase; translation: MKTYTYNESIDNLDTLLKRDEGENQEIRSRVLEIIDTVKARGDAALIDYTEKFDGCRLEALRVTDTEIQEAFELVGPEMAAIIEEAAGNIRAFHEKQKEETWMYNPGPGITLGQHITPLERVGLYVPGGKAAYPSTVLMDSIPAIVAGVDSLVMVTPPGRDGKINPNILAAARIAGVHEIYKVGGAQAIAALAYGTESITPVNKIVGPGNIYVATAKKEVFGKVAIDMIAGPSEVLILADGTANPVYAAADLLSQAEHDEMAMPILVTTDAAFGEKVVSEVYHQIEADLGRKEIARKSVDNYGFVFVAENLDQAFELSNAIAPEHMEILLPEPMQYLERVRNAGAIFLGSYTPEPLGDYFAGPNHTLPTSGTAKFSSPLGVYDFMKKSSILSYSEEALEKVYTKIAAFARSEGLDAHAKSVERRYENK
- the hisC gene encoding histidinol-phosphate transaminase, producing MKNFARKCVKDLEAYKVEAPQYDIILNANENPWDFPEALKKELCDEIMKTPLNRYPEACFPELLAELSDYTGAPADQIICGSGSDELIAMINQSFVNPGDTVITHTPSFAMYQIWTAIADGTFVGVPDKDGHIPDVEGIISAAKENDAKLVYLCNPNNPTGYLFPRYDIVQILEETNALVILDEAYMEFKGSTHADLVENYPNLLVLRTLSKAFGLAGIRCGYCLGSKALIDVMYKVKSPYNLNVLTQKAAVIALKNREKLLDRLKTLNAERHKMYKALRDMPLDSLCPTASNFIYFETGKGEAIYEAMKKNGILIKFFKGRPDMPASIRLSIGTPEENRKVLEILKQVL
- a CDS encoding MATE family efflux transporter; protein product: MDLLKGNLKKIYFKYLFASFGSALIVSVYSLVDCVMVGQYEGPNGVAALATVAPVWNIIYSLGLLFGIGGSVLMSAAKGAGDERRGNSFYTMAFIGVTAAAILSWLGIIFFQDALLRLFGADDLLLGLAGQYLFWIKFVAPLFVLGQFFAAFIRNDNAPATATMAVMAGGIFNIIGDYVFVFVCDMGISGAGLATALGQVLSIFILCSHFFSKNCRLRFERPEGFSQMTQQIVVTGFSTFFIDIAMGILSMMFNNQIMKYSGSPALAVYGVIINVNTLVQACAYGVGQAAQPIVSMNYGAGQGERIRKTLRLSLATVTVLSILWTTLTMALPEPLIRLFMSPTPEVLAIAPDIMRKYFISFLLLTYNIYSTYYFQAIMKPKASFAVSVLRGMVVSGLLIYTLPALFGAEALWLAMPITEMIIAVMVAVLMRRYNKSL
- the hisF gene encoding imidazole glycerol phosphate synthase subunit HisF encodes the protein MLTKRIIPCLDVDHGRVVKGKKFKDIQDVADPVELGRYYSEQGADELVFYDITASYEERDIFIHTVEKVAEAVRIPFTIGGGISRVEDFRKVLMAGADKVSVNSSAVKNPQLIRDAALKFGNQCVVLSIDAKRNEKGSWDVYVKGGRENTGIDAIEWAKRGQELGAGEICINSIDTDGVKHGYDLELNRRLSEILTIPVIASGGAGEKAHFSEVLKAGADAALAASVFHYKEIPIPELKAYLAGEGIAVRK
- the hisIE gene encoding bifunctional phosphoribosyl-AMP cyclohydrolase/phosphoribosyl-ATP diphosphatase HisIE, whose product is MNTDIELKFNHHGLIPAVLQDYYTRQVLMVAYMNKEALDKTLETGKATFWSRSRKELWTKGETSGNYQEVVAIDYDCDADTLLVQVLPKGPACHTGETSCFYRNLYTNEEKVTGNMDIIHKLADQVQDRRENPVEGSYTNYLFREGVDKICKKIGEESAETIIAAKNNSKEELTYEASDLLYHLTVLLNNQGVTFDDLFVELTKRHK
- the hisG gene encoding ATP phosphoribosyltransferase; this translates as MQIRLALAKGRVARKAIDLLQKIGYIFEDYDEKSRKLIFQDTTGAIEFFLVKSPDVPTYVEKGAADIGIVGRDVLMEHPANVYELLNLDIGQCKMCVAGFKDSKPQFGKKLVVGTKYPAIAKNYFNGKDEPVDLIKINGSVELAPLLGLSDCIVDIVESGSTLRENGLVVLEEICDISSRLIVNKVSLKTKGAMIDPIIERFEANLSIN
- the hisA gene encoding 1-(5-phosphoribosyl)-5-[(5-phosphoribosylamino)methylideneamino]imidazole-4-carboxamide isomerase produces the protein MIIFPAIDIKNGKCVRLKQGVKDDETIYFDNPVEVARRWEAEGAEYLHLVDLDGAFDGKPQNLEVVKDIVKALNIPVELGGGIRDEEIAKMYMDIGVSRIIIGTQAVKDLGFIEKLLALYDEKVCVSIDAKDGIVCTEGWVESSNIEALELAAKLERLGLSTLVYTDISKDGMMSGPNFDMLNVLNLHLNMDIIASGGIATAEHLKKLEEMNLYGAITGKALYEGTIDLAAYLKGEC
- the hisB gene encoding imidazoleglycerol-phosphate dehydratase HisB codes for the protein MERIITLTRKTFETDIELTLNLDGTGQCDVSTGVGFFDHMLTLFTKHGRFDLTLKAAGDAVDNHHVLEDIGILLGKAFAEALGDKAGITRYAFQFTPMDEALCRICIDISGRPYLVYDVPLTREYIGEFETEMLEEFFIAFTNNSKMTIHVASLYGRNNHHIVEGIFKCFGRTLKQAVTIDPNVKGVPSTKGVLE
- a CDS encoding ATP phosphoribosyltransferase regulatory subunit; the encoded protein is MLENYTIDGFENIQYQGYPALQKIENNLGRLFELYGYHPISTPTFEAYDLYAAEDSIASDDLFKLVNHQGKVLALKPDATLAVTRMAAINHHDPDEIIKFSYLTNIYRGFASPESVKKEMTQMGVEYFGNNSPECDGEIIALAIESLLSNGIEDVHIDLGHVGFINHLMDELALSAKEKAQLFKYIENKNIGDLGEFLNRKNLDDKIAAIILKLPKLYGEPQQVFEKMEALCINDAMKCVVDKLKAIYHHLEVTGYARYISFDLGFTNQMNYYSDLIFKGYINNWGEPVINGGRYNHLSEKFGISRPACGFGVDLLKMMEYMEQYHLLPQTEKRKTVILYDPADKCEGYKNADTLRQKGQPTELFMVKTTPEECVAALAQNVLYQDARYYLVRGHRAYRFTGQSFDAIDSIIEAEVN